Proteins from a genomic interval of Capsicum annuum cultivar UCD-10X-F1 chromosome 4, UCD10Xv1.1, whole genome shotgun sequence:
- the LOC107869622 gene encoding protein MKS1, with protein MPFSSFSPSPKLASPCSFLPTFDCLMFPMDPSENPSGRSPRRELQGPRPTPLKVRKDSHKIRKPPVAPSQHHHQPTQAPPRPPVIIYTVSPKVIHANPSEFMTLVQRLTGPDHHHSSTCSTSATATSSSFFPFQENMNAGAVSPAARFASIERTRTPEGKKLQKNCDMGNDHNMVHEGIEIGTEIQRSGLFPGILSPNPSSLPPIPPNFFSPPSNDPNPLGFFYDLSPVLHSNRNYFEPPSFLPSPNSNNNNFISPRLFLSPGTPSLDLFNNLFDV; from the coding sequence ATGCCTTTTTCCTCCTTTTCACCATCTCCAAAACTTGCATCTCCTTGTTCTTTCCTTCCAACCTTTGACTGTCTAATGTTTCCCATGGATCCTTCGGAAAACCCCTCCGGTAGGTCACCTAGGAGAGAGCTCCAAGGACCCCGGCCCACCCCACTTAAAGTGCGTAAAGATTCTCACAAGATCAGAAAACCGCCCGTGGCACCATCACAACATCACCACCAACCAACACAAGCTCCGCCACGGCCACCGGTTATTATATATACCGTGTCACCCAAGGTAATCCATGCAAACCCTAGCGAGTTCATGACGTTAGTACAAAGACTAACCGGGCCGGATCATCATCATTCGTCCACATGCTCCACATCAGCAACTGCCACGTCATCATCTTTCTTCCCTTTCCAAGAAAATATGAACGCGGGCGCGGTGTCGCCCGCGGCTAGGTTTGCGTCCATAGAGAGAACAAGAACCCCAGAagggaaaaaattacaaaaaaattgtGACATGGGAAATGATCATAATATGGTACATGAAGGTATAGAGATAGGAACTGAAATCCAAAGAAGTGGATTATTTCCTGGAATTTTATCACCAAATCCATCTTCTCTTCCACCTATACCACCAAATTTCTTTTCACCACCATCGAATGATCCAAATCCACTAGGGTTTTTCTATGACTTAAGCCCCGTGTTACATAGTAACAGGAATTATTTTGAACCACCTAGTTTTTTGCCTAGccctaattcaaataataataatttcatttctCCAAGATTATTTTTATCTCCAGGTACTCCATCTTTAGACCTTTTTAATAATCTATTTGACGTTTAA